A genomic segment from Cygnus atratus isolate AKBS03 ecotype Queensland, Australia chromosome Z, CAtr_DNAZoo_HiC_assembly, whole genome shotgun sequence encodes:
- the SLC46A2 gene encoding thymic stromal cotransporter homolog — protein MVGMTMMRTWVEPVVAGSQVASAFYDTALLLVVKNYYNQTNSTAPSHLLQDAQQKAVSNFYIIYNLVLGLSPLVSAYGLSKLGDKIHRKIPICLPLLGYLGSKSLLLLLILLDWPIEVMYGAAAFNGLTGGFTTFWAGIMALGSLGSSESRRSLRLIIIELVYGLAGFLGSMASGYLFVGFSDRYREGTVLVSCSIACYAFCLLYSIFVLIVPKSAPSCTAKAKSVEEVGGQVTACTGAAESAQPSESSSKAPVTPSKFIIIILFVAAILYDLAVVGAMNVLPLFLLREPLSWNAVQIGYGNAAGYAIFITSFLGVFVFSKYLRDITMIIIGVVSFTTGVLIMAFVRWTFLFYIARAVMLFALIPLPTIRSMLSKHVEGSSYGKVFVLLQLSLVITGVVTSTVFNKIYQSTLNWYSGFCFILSFLAGCLSLLPLSIVAIKQRSTTGSFQILTE, from the exons CGCTCCCTCCCACTTACTGCAAGATGCTCAGCAGAAGGCTGTCTCTAATTTTTATATCATCTACAACCTCGTCCTGGGCCTGAGCCCGCTGGTGTCAGCCTACGGCTTGTCCAAGCTGGGGGACAAGATTCATCGGAAGATCCCCATCTGCTTACCTCTTCTTGGCTACCTGGGCTCCAAatctctcctgctcctcctgatCCTGCTGGACTGGCCGATCGAGGTGATGTACGGGGCTGCTGCTTTCAATGGGCTAACAGGCGGCTTCACCACGTTCTGGGCAGGCATCATGGCTCTGGGATCCCTGGGCTCCTCCGAGAGCAGGAGGTCTCTACGGCTGATCATTATTGAGCTGGTGTATGGCCTCGCTGGCTTTCTGGGAAGCATGGCATCTGGCTACCTCTTTGTCGGCTTCAGCGACCGCTATCGAGAGGGCACTGTGCTGGTGAGCTGCAGCATCGCTTGTTATGCTTTCTGTCTCCTCTACAGCATTTTTGTCCTGATAGTCCCCAAGTCAGCACCCTCCTGCACAGCCAAAGCCAAGAGTGTAGAGGAGGTTGGTGGCCAGGTAACAGCTtgcacaggagcagcagagagtgCTCAGccttcagagagcagcagcaaagccccagTAACACCCTCAAaattcatcatcatcatcctcTTTGTGGCAGCAATCCTCTATGACCTTGCCGTGGTGGGCGCCATGAATGTACTTCCACTCTTCTTGCTCAGGGAGCCTCTGAGCTGGAATGCTGTGCAGATTGGCTATGGCAATGCCGCTGGGTATGCCATCTTCATCACCAGCTTCCTGGGGGTATTCGTGTTCTCCAAGTACCTTAGGGACATTACCATGATCATAATTGGAGTGGTGTCCTTCACCACTGGTGTCCTCATCATGGCCTTCGTGCGGTGGACATTTCTGTTCTACATTG CACGGGCAGTGATGCTCTTTGCCCTCATCCCCTTGCCGACCATCAGGTCCATGCTATCCAAGCATGTTGAAGGATCATCCTATG GTAAGGTGTTTGTCCTGCTGCAGTTGTCCTTAGTCATCACAGGAGTAGTGACATCTACAGTCTTCAACAAGATCTATCAAAGCACACTGAACTGGTACAGCggcttctgtttcattttgtcttttctagctggctgcctcagcctcctcccttTAAG CATTGTGGCCATCAAACAACGTTCAACCACTGGCTCCTTTCAGATTCTGACCGAGTGA